ACTGCGAGCACCCGGGAGCCGTCGTCGTCGTGACCGGCGAGGACGACCCCGCCGACACGATCCGGCCTCGCCTAGAAGCGTCCGGGGCCGACCTCACGCAGGTCCGCGTGCTCGACGTAGTCCAAGACCTCCGCGGGCCGCGCACCGCCGTCTTCCCCCGAGACACGGAGCTCGTGGCCCGGGTGTGCTCGGAGATGGGGGCGACGCTCCTCGTCGTCGACCCATTCTCGGCGCACCTGGAGGGGTCCGTGGACTCGCACAACGACGCGAGCGTCCGGTCCGCCCTGGCCCCGTTGCAGGAGACCGCCCGGCGCCACGGGTTCGCCGTCCTCCTTGTCCGCCACCTCAACAAGTCCGGCGGGTCGAAGGCGATCTATCGGGGGATGGGGTCGATCGGCGTCATCGGGGCCGCCCGGATCGGCCTCGTCGTCGCGGAGGACCCGACGGACCCGGCCCCGCAGGGGGAGCGCCGGGTGGTCCTCGCGACGCACAAGAACAACGTGATGAAGTGGGCTCCGTCGCTCGCGTTCCGGATTGTGGACTCGCCCGAACACGGGGCCGGCGTGGTCCAGTGGGAGGGGC
This sequence is a window from Rubrivirga marina. Protein-coding genes within it:
- a CDS encoding AAA family ATPase, with amino-acid sequence MLAPNPGPSAAPSTDSVPALPGVLASEVESVPVHWLWRGRLALGKMTILDGDPGLGKSTLYAAIAACVTLGREWPDGGHCEHPGAVVVVTGEDDPADTIRPRLEASGADLTQVRVLDVVQDLRGPRTAVFPRDTELVARVCSEMGATLLVVDPFSAHLEGSVDSHNDASVRSALAPLQETARRHGFAVLLVRHLNKSGGSKAIYRGMGSIGVIGAARIGLVVAEDPTDPAPQGERRVVLATHKNNVMKWAPSLAFRIVDSPEHGAGVVQWEGPTGLRADDLFEPAMRSSSPVQDDAESFLQAALSTGPRPSREVEAEAEEVGVSKTALRRARQSLGVDHRREGFGADGVYYWFLPEQGDGTSSHTPKLAMPDPSLEGGNLDEHGDESP